The Acetobacter ascendens genome includes the window CATTTCAACGCCCGCAAGAGCACGATAGATCTGTTGTATCAGTAAAGGTACATCGGAAAATGGTATGGTATTTCCAGACAAATAAGCAACGACAATATCACATGTCAAATGATGCAAATAATTATCTTCGTGTTTATTATGTACCATAATTTTCAGATCCTTTGGAATATCATTGATTGAAACGGTTGATTCCATAACGAAATCCAGCAGCTTTAAATCCGATTAAGGTGCGGGCAACTTCCATGCTTGCGCCTTAATCTGCGCTGACACTCCTGGAAACGGGTCAATCCCGACATTCCGTATGAGCGTTGCTACTGTAACCTGCGTGCAGTGTGGATGCTGTTGCGCGTTTTTACACACATATGCAGATGCTTTGTTCTTGCTGGGAGAATAGACTGCTTTCCACGTTGAGGACGGCACGTACACGCGGTCATGCCCCATAGTCTGAATAGGGCGCAAGTGAAAAGCAGGGCCTGTCACCACATACAGCTCTCCTTCATCATCTGCCATATCACGCACACGTCGTTCCACACGTGACCAGATGCCTTCATTCAGACTGGCTGTCTGAGGCACCACATTTGAGAGTGCGTAAGTCTCTGCCTGGGATGCTTCTGTAGGTTGGTCACCACTCGGTGCCATATGTCCACGATCATAAATGGAGTTATAATAGTCCTGTAAATCCGCGCTGCCCGCAAACCGAGTGTCTGCATAAAAATGGCCTGCCCTTTTTAGCCTTTCTGCTGCCTCCACATCATCCGACCAGAGATGTTCGGCAGACCAGAGAGGGCCATGCGAAATAGAGGAAGCTAAGGCCGCATAGCCTTTGTTGCACAATAATTGAGTGCCTGGGCTTAGCTTGGAATTTATAATCTTTGGTAAATGGCTATTCGCCCCAAAATCGTTGCAGTTATCTTCTTCTGCATGAAGGGAGCCTGCGTAAAAGACGCAGAGAAATATCAAGGCTAGTCGTCTCATGAGAAGCTGATAACAGAATTAACACGAATTCCCTACCCTTCAACAAAGTGGAGGGTTCGAAAAACCCTTGGCTCTGAGCTGTTCTGTGTGATTCCATTTCTTCGGCGTTGATTGGGGATGGTGGAAGATGAAGCAGCCTGGTTTCTTTGATGTTGAAGAGCGCCTTGCTCGGCTGAGCGGGCTTGGCGATCAGCTGGAGGCCTTTTCCCGGACTGTGGATTTTGAGGTGTTCCGCCCTGATCTGGAGCTGGCTCTGGCCTATTCAGACGGAAGTAAAGGCGGACGTCCGCCGTTTGATCCGGTGCTGATGTTCAAAATTCTGGTCATCCAGACGTTGAACAATTTGTCTGATGAACGGACAGAGTATCTGATCAACGACCGCCTGTCGTTCATGCGCTTTCTGGGATTGGGGCTGTCGGACCGCGTGCCGGATGCCAAAACGGTCTGGCTGTGTCAAAAGCGTTTGACGCAGGCGGGTGCCATTGAAAGGCTGTTTGACCGATTTGACGCGACCCTGCGGAACGCCGGTTATCTCCCGATGTCCGGCCAGATCCTGGATGCAACACTGGTGGCTGCTCCAAAGCAGCGCAATACGAACGCTGAGAAAGCGGATCTCCGGGCAGGACGTATTCCAGAAGACTGGCAGGACAAGCCCGCAAAGAGGTCGCACAAGGATCGTCATGCACGATGGACACTTAAGTTCACGAAGGCGAAGCGGCAGGACGATGGAACCATACCGTCGAGCGATCTCGCCATCCCGTTCTTTGGCTACAAATCCCACGTCTCCATCGACCGGAAGTTTCGGTTCATCCGAAAATGGAAGACGACGGATGCCGCCGCCAGTGATGGTGCGCGATTGAGAGAGGGGCTGTTAGATAAAACCAATACGGCCTCAAGCGTTTGGGCTGATACAGCCTATCGCTCAAAAGCCAATGAGGACTTCATGGACAAAGAGGGTTTTGTCTCAAAGGTTCACAGAAAAAAGCCGCATCTCAAGCCTATGCCCCGACATATCCAGAAATCGAATGCTGGAAAGTCCGTGATCCGATCACGCGTCGAGCACGTCTTTGCCGACCAGAAATCACAGACGGGGTTATTCATCCGAACTGTCGGTATCACCCGGGCCACCATGAGGATCGGGCTGGCCAATATCGTCTACAACATGCGCCGCTTCCTCTTCCTCGAAAGGTTGAACGCGAGCGCGTAGTCATCCAGCGGGACGGCAGTCCCCGATCTGCTCAAAACGCAGATCAAAAGCTACCCCAAAAACCGTCAATCAAATCGCCAAAAGCCTGAAATCACGAGCCAAGCGCATCAACCAACGGTTCTTCGATCCCTCCAAGTCGAAATCCAGCATTCCTTTACTCGTCTTGCTATACTTCGGAAGATACACGCGGGTTTACCTGCAACACATCCTTCAAATCTGCAACGCATGCTGATTATGACGCATCGAAGTTTGGCCCTACTTGATACGGCTGGCGCTGGATGACGTTCAGAAGGCAACGCAAGTGTATTCTTCTACGCTCACCTGGCGAAAATATTTTCTACATATCAAAACATCATCTCGATTTTACATGCGAAATAATTATTCTGTTATAGAAATAGCGACCACTAGAATGTCAATTTGCAATGAATTTCTGTCCGCGCGAAAGTTCTTCCTCATCTTTACGAACAGATTACTTCGGCTGATATAAAAGAGCATATGTACTATGGTTTCAAACTTGAACAATAAGGCTCACATCAGAATGTCGAGACATTGGTCATCAGATCCTTATTTCGTGTATGCGCTTGATAAATATACTGCCCTACGGAACGCTGGACAAAAAACTCTCGAATTAGACTTGGATGCGATTGAAGAAGTTATCTCAAATAGGGATGGCCCAGCTTATCGCCTGTTTGATGCCATGGTTAACATTAAGGAAACGGAAGGAGATGAAGGTTATCGTGGTGCACCGCGCATTTTGCTGGCAATTCTTGAGCACCTTGGCGAGATTTCCAAACAAAAACAGACAGATTAATACCGCATCATCAATGTATGCATATCCCGTTATTCCTGTTCGTTTAGCACATCTTCATAATGGTTTAGCGGGATATTGATATTATCGCAGGTAGGTATGGGGAAGAGGGCGGAGTTTGAAGTCAAGTAAGTTTAAGTAAAGTAAATGGAGGGTTCTAAAAACCCCTATTTTGATTTTTCCAGTAGTAGCGATATCAATGGGTTACGATTTTTATACAGGCGGAAAAGAGGGTTTTTAGAACTCTCCAAATGGCCGGCTTTGCCATTTCCTGATGACATTCAGGCGTGATTAAACTGATGGATATCCGAAGTAACCAGCGCGATATAG containing:
- a CDS encoding DNA/RNA non-specific endonuclease: MRRLALIFLCVFYAGSLHAEEDNCNDFGANSHLPKIINSKLSPGTQLLCNKGYAALASSISHGPLWSAEHLWSDDVEAAERLKRAGHFYADTRFAGSADLQDYYNSIYDRGHMAPSGDQPTEASQAETYALSNVVPQTASLNEGIWSRVERRVRDMADDEGELYVVTGPAFHLRPIQTMGHDRVYVPSSTWKAVYSPSKNKASAYVCKNAQQHPHCTQVTVATLIRNVGIDPFPGVSAQIKAQAWKLPAP
- a CDS encoding IS5 family transposase, translated to MKQPGFFDVEERLARLSGLGDQLEAFSRTVDFEVFRPDLELALAYSDGSKGGRPPFDPVLMFKILVIQTLNNLSDERTEYLINDRLSFMRFLGLGLSDRVPDAKTVWLCQKRLTQAGAIERLFDRFDATLRNAGYLPMSGQILDATLVAAPKQRNTNAEKADLRAGRIPEDWQDKPAKRSHKDRHARWTLKFTKAKRQDDGTIPSSDLAIPFFGYKSHVSIDRKFRFIRKWKTTDAAASDGARLREGLLDKTNTASSVWADTAYRSKANEDFMDKEGFVSKVHRKKPHLKPMPRHIQKSNAGKSVIRSRVEHVFADQKSQTGLFIRTVGITRATMRIGLANIVYNMRRFLFLERLNASA